One window of the Larus michahellis chromosome 24, bLarMic1.1, whole genome shotgun sequence genome contains the following:
- the PI4KB gene encoding phosphatidylinositol 4-kinase beta isoform X1: MAPKKASVFEARRPATAMGDSVVDPARGTGVDQAPGSAPQGNGGTSLSVITEGVGELAVIDPEVAKKACEEVLEKVKLMHGVSSDSLMKPADGSEAERAPRTAVDLANGDIVEGCEIKCLDDPPGTASKIQEEDETVANTVKTARKRQKNNSAKQSWLLRLFESKLFDISMAISYLYNSKEPGVQAYIGNRLFCFRNEDVDFYLPQLLNMYIHMDEDVGDAIKPYIVHRCRQSINFSLQCALLLGAYSSDMHISTQRHSRGTKLRKLILSDELKPAYKKRELPSLSPAPDMGLSPSKRTHQRSKSDATVTISLSSNLKRTASNPKVESEEEELSSSTESLDKSFSPPVRLAPEREFIKSLIAIGKRLATLPTKEQKTQRLISELSLLNHKLPARAWLPTAGFDHHVVRVPHTQAVVLNSKDKAPYLIYVEVLECDNFDTANVPARIPENRIRSTRSAENLPECGITHEQRTSSFTTVPNYDNDDEAWSVDDIVELQVELPEIHTNSCDNISQFSVDSITSQESREPVFIAAGDIRRRLSEQLAHTPTSFKRDPEDPSAVALKEPWQEKVRRIREGSPYGHLPSWRLLSVIVKCGDDLRQELLAFQVLKQLQSIWEQERVPLWIKPYKILVISADSGMIEPVVNAVSIHQIKKQSLLSLLDYFLQEHGNYNTESFLTAQRNFVQSCAGYCLVCYLLQVKDRHNGNILLDADGHIIHIDFGFILSSSPRNLGFETSAFKLTTEFVDVMGGLDGDMFNYYKMLMLQGLIAARKHMDKVVQIVEIMQQGSQLPCFHGSSTIRNLKERFHMNMTEEQLQLLIEQMVDGSMRSITTKLYDGFQYLTNGIM, translated from the exons ATGGCACCGAAGAAGGCGTCTGT ctttgaaGCGCGCAGACCCGCCACTGCTATGGGAGACTCCGTGGTAGACCCAGCCCGAGGGACAGGCGTGGACCAGGCGCCCGGCTCAGCGCCCCAAGGGAATGGCGGGACGTCCCTCAGCGTCATCACGGAAGGTGTCGGGGAGCTGGCGGTCATCGACCCCGAGGTGGCGAAGAAAGCCTGCGAAGAGGTCCTGGAGAAGGTCAAGTTGATGCACGGCGTCTCCTCCGACAGCTTGATGAAACCGGCCGATGGCAGCGAGGCCGAGCGCGCCCCACGGACCGCGGTGGATTTGGCCAACGGAGACATCGTGGAGGGCTGTGAAATCAAGTGCTTGGACGATCCGCCTGGCACGGCCTCTAAGATCCAGGAGGAGGACGAGACCGTGGCCAACACTGTGAAAACCGCCCGGAAGCGGCAGAAGAATAACTCTGCTAAGCAGTCCTGGCTCCTCCGGCTCTTTGAATCCAAACTCTTTGATATCTCCATGGCCATTTCATACTTGTACAATTCAAAGGAACCTGGTGTGCAGGCTTACATTGGGAATAGGTTGTTCTGCTTTAGGAACGAAGACGTGGACTTCTACCTGCCACAGCTGCTGAATATGTACATTCACATGGACGAGGACGTGGGAGATGCGATCAAGCCCTACATCGTGCACCGCTGCCGGCAGAGCATCAACTTCTCCCTGCAGTGTGCCCTGCTGCTGGGTGCCTACTCCTCGGACATGCACATCTCCACTCAGCGACACTCCCGCGGGACCAAGCTGCGGAAACTCATCCTCTCGGACGAGTTGAAGCCAGCTTACAAGAAGAGGGAGCTGCCGTCGCTGAGCCCGGCGCCCGATATGGGGCTGTCTCCTTCCAAAAGGACTCACCAGAGGTCCAAGTCGGACGCCACCGTTACCATCAGCCTGAGCAGCAATCTGAAGCGCACAGCCAGCAATCCCAAAGTCGAGAGCGAGGAAGAG GAGCTCTCCTCGAGTACGGAAAGTCTCGATAAGTCATTCTCTCCC CCTGTCAGACTTGCCCCCGAGAGGGAATTCATCAAATCCCTGATCGCCATCGGGAAGCGCCTGGCCACCTTGCCCACCAAAGAGCAGAAGACCCAGCGGCTCATTTCCGAGCTGTCGCTGCTGAACCACAAGCTGCCGGCGCGCGCCTGGCTGCCGACGGCCGGCTTCGACCATCACGTAGTGCGGGTGCCCCACACCCAGGCAGTCGTCCTCAACTCCAAGGACAAG GCTCCCTATTTAATCTACGTCGAAGTACTTGAATGTGACAATTTCGACACAGCGAATGTGCCCGCTCGGATCCCCGAGAACCGCATCCGGAGCACGCGCTCGGCCGAGAACCTGCCCGAGTGCGGGATCACGCACGAGCAGAGGACCAGCAGCTTCACCACCGTCCCCAACTACGACAACGACGACGAGGCTTGGTCCGTGGACGACATCGTGGAGCTGCAGGTGGAG ctgccgGAGATTCACACCAACAGCTGTGACAACATCTCCCAGTTCTCTGTGGACAGCATCACCAGCCAGGAGAGCCGGGAGCCCGTGTTCATCGCTGCTGGAGACATCAG GCGGCGGCTCTCGGAGCAGCTGGCGCACACCCCCACCTCCTTCAAGAGGGACCCCGAGGACCCCTCCGCCGTCGCCCTGAAGGAGCCCTGGCAGGAGAAAGTCAG GAGGATCCGGGAAGGGTCCCCCTACGGCCACCTGCCCTCCTGGCGCCTCCTCTCCGTCATCGTCAAGTGCGGGGACGACCTCCGGCAGGAGCTACTCGCCTTCCAGGTCCTCAAGCAGCTGCAG TCCATCTGGGAACAGGAGCGTGTCCCACTCTGGATCAAGCCATACAAAATCCTCGTCATCTCCGCCGACAGCGGCATGATTGAGCCAGTCGTGAATGCTGTGTCCATCCACCAAATCAAGAAGCAATCCCTGCTTTCGCTGCTGGATTATTTCCTGCAAGAACATGGCAATTACAACACCGAATCCTTCCTGACGGCCCAGAGGAATTTCGTGCAGAGCTGTGCCGGTTACTGCCTGGTGTGCTACCTCCTGCAGGTCAAGGACAG GCACAACGGCAACATCTTGCTGGATGCGGATGGACACATAATCCACATCGATTTCGGGTTCATCCTCTCCAGTTCCCCCAGGAATCTTGGCTTTGAGACGTCTGCCTTCAAACTCACCACGGAATTTGTGGAC GTGATGGGCGGCCTGGACGGGGACATGTTCAACTACTACAAGATGCTGATGCTGCAGGGTCTCATCGCTGCGCGGAAGCACATGGATAAAGTCGTGCAGATCGTGGAGATCATGCAGCAAG gGTCGCAGCTCCCCTGCTTCCACGGCTCCTCCACCATCCGCAACCTGAAGGAGCGGTTCCACATGAACATGAcggaggagcagctgcagctgctgatcGAGCAGATGGTGGACGGCAGCATGCGCTCCATCACCACCAAGCTCTACGACGGCTTCCAGTACCTCACCAACGGCATCATGTGA
- the PI4KB gene encoding phosphatidylinositol 4-kinase beta isoform X2, which yields MAPKKASVFEARRPATAMGDSVVDPARGTGVDQAPGSAPQGNGGTSLSVITEGVGELAVIDPEVAKKACEEVLEKVKLMHGVSSDSLMKPADGSEAERAPRTAVDLANGDIVEGCEIKCLDDPPGTASKIQEEDETVANTVKTARKRQKNNSAKQSWLLRLFESKLFDISMAISYLYNSKEPGVQAYIGNRLFCFRNEDVDFYLPQLLNMYIHMDEDVGDAIKPYIVHRCRQSINFSLQCALLLGAYSSDMHISTQRHSRGTKLRKLILSDELKPAYKKRELPSLSPAPDMGLSPSKRTHQRSKSDATVTISLSSNLKRTASNPKVESEEEPVRLAPEREFIKSLIAIGKRLATLPTKEQKTQRLISELSLLNHKLPARAWLPTAGFDHHVVRVPHTQAVVLNSKDKAPYLIYVEVLECDNFDTANVPARIPENRIRSTRSAENLPECGITHEQRTSSFTTVPNYDNDDEAWSVDDIVELQVELPEIHTNSCDNISQFSVDSITSQESREPVFIAAGDIRRRLSEQLAHTPTSFKRDPEDPSAVALKEPWQEKVRRIREGSPYGHLPSWRLLSVIVKCGDDLRQELLAFQVLKQLQSIWEQERVPLWIKPYKILVISADSGMIEPVVNAVSIHQIKKQSLLSLLDYFLQEHGNYNTESFLTAQRNFVQSCAGYCLVCYLLQVKDRHNGNILLDADGHIIHIDFGFILSSSPRNLGFETSAFKLTTEFVDVMGGLDGDMFNYYKMLMLQGLIAARKHMDKVVQIVEIMQQGSQLPCFHGSSTIRNLKERFHMNMTEEQLQLLIEQMVDGSMRSITTKLYDGFQYLTNGIM from the exons ATGGCACCGAAGAAGGCGTCTGT ctttgaaGCGCGCAGACCCGCCACTGCTATGGGAGACTCCGTGGTAGACCCAGCCCGAGGGACAGGCGTGGACCAGGCGCCCGGCTCAGCGCCCCAAGGGAATGGCGGGACGTCCCTCAGCGTCATCACGGAAGGTGTCGGGGAGCTGGCGGTCATCGACCCCGAGGTGGCGAAGAAAGCCTGCGAAGAGGTCCTGGAGAAGGTCAAGTTGATGCACGGCGTCTCCTCCGACAGCTTGATGAAACCGGCCGATGGCAGCGAGGCCGAGCGCGCCCCACGGACCGCGGTGGATTTGGCCAACGGAGACATCGTGGAGGGCTGTGAAATCAAGTGCTTGGACGATCCGCCTGGCACGGCCTCTAAGATCCAGGAGGAGGACGAGACCGTGGCCAACACTGTGAAAACCGCCCGGAAGCGGCAGAAGAATAACTCTGCTAAGCAGTCCTGGCTCCTCCGGCTCTTTGAATCCAAACTCTTTGATATCTCCATGGCCATTTCATACTTGTACAATTCAAAGGAACCTGGTGTGCAGGCTTACATTGGGAATAGGTTGTTCTGCTTTAGGAACGAAGACGTGGACTTCTACCTGCCACAGCTGCTGAATATGTACATTCACATGGACGAGGACGTGGGAGATGCGATCAAGCCCTACATCGTGCACCGCTGCCGGCAGAGCATCAACTTCTCCCTGCAGTGTGCCCTGCTGCTGGGTGCCTACTCCTCGGACATGCACATCTCCACTCAGCGACACTCCCGCGGGACCAAGCTGCGGAAACTCATCCTCTCGGACGAGTTGAAGCCAGCTTACAAGAAGAGGGAGCTGCCGTCGCTGAGCCCGGCGCCCGATATGGGGCTGTCTCCTTCCAAAAGGACTCACCAGAGGTCCAAGTCGGACGCCACCGTTACCATCAGCCTGAGCAGCAATCTGAAGCGCACAGCCAGCAATCCCAAAGTCGAGAGCGAGGAAGAG CCTGTCAGACTTGCCCCCGAGAGGGAATTCATCAAATCCCTGATCGCCATCGGGAAGCGCCTGGCCACCTTGCCCACCAAAGAGCAGAAGACCCAGCGGCTCATTTCCGAGCTGTCGCTGCTGAACCACAAGCTGCCGGCGCGCGCCTGGCTGCCGACGGCCGGCTTCGACCATCACGTAGTGCGGGTGCCCCACACCCAGGCAGTCGTCCTCAACTCCAAGGACAAG GCTCCCTATTTAATCTACGTCGAAGTACTTGAATGTGACAATTTCGACACAGCGAATGTGCCCGCTCGGATCCCCGAGAACCGCATCCGGAGCACGCGCTCGGCCGAGAACCTGCCCGAGTGCGGGATCACGCACGAGCAGAGGACCAGCAGCTTCACCACCGTCCCCAACTACGACAACGACGACGAGGCTTGGTCCGTGGACGACATCGTGGAGCTGCAGGTGGAG ctgccgGAGATTCACACCAACAGCTGTGACAACATCTCCCAGTTCTCTGTGGACAGCATCACCAGCCAGGAGAGCCGGGAGCCCGTGTTCATCGCTGCTGGAGACATCAG GCGGCGGCTCTCGGAGCAGCTGGCGCACACCCCCACCTCCTTCAAGAGGGACCCCGAGGACCCCTCCGCCGTCGCCCTGAAGGAGCCCTGGCAGGAGAAAGTCAG GAGGATCCGGGAAGGGTCCCCCTACGGCCACCTGCCCTCCTGGCGCCTCCTCTCCGTCATCGTCAAGTGCGGGGACGACCTCCGGCAGGAGCTACTCGCCTTCCAGGTCCTCAAGCAGCTGCAG TCCATCTGGGAACAGGAGCGTGTCCCACTCTGGATCAAGCCATACAAAATCCTCGTCATCTCCGCCGACAGCGGCATGATTGAGCCAGTCGTGAATGCTGTGTCCATCCACCAAATCAAGAAGCAATCCCTGCTTTCGCTGCTGGATTATTTCCTGCAAGAACATGGCAATTACAACACCGAATCCTTCCTGACGGCCCAGAGGAATTTCGTGCAGAGCTGTGCCGGTTACTGCCTGGTGTGCTACCTCCTGCAGGTCAAGGACAG GCACAACGGCAACATCTTGCTGGATGCGGATGGACACATAATCCACATCGATTTCGGGTTCATCCTCTCCAGTTCCCCCAGGAATCTTGGCTTTGAGACGTCTGCCTTCAAACTCACCACGGAATTTGTGGAC GTGATGGGCGGCCTGGACGGGGACATGTTCAACTACTACAAGATGCTGATGCTGCAGGGTCTCATCGCTGCGCGGAAGCACATGGATAAAGTCGTGCAGATCGTGGAGATCATGCAGCAAG gGTCGCAGCTCCCCTGCTTCCACGGCTCCTCCACCATCCGCAACCTGAAGGAGCGGTTCCACATGAACATGAcggaggagcagctgcagctgctgatcGAGCAGATGGTGGACGGCAGCATGCGCTCCATCACCACCAAGCTCTACGACGGCTTCCAGTACCTCACCAACGGCATCATGTGA
- the PI4KB gene encoding phosphatidylinositol 4-kinase beta isoform X4: MGDSVVDPARGTGVDQAPGSAPQGNGGTSLSVITEGVGELAVIDPEVAKKACEEVLEKVKLMHGVSSDSLMKPADGSEAERAPRTAVDLANGDIVEGCEIKCLDDPPGTASKIQEEDETVANTVKTARKRQKNNSAKQSWLLRLFESKLFDISMAISYLYNSKEPGVQAYIGNRLFCFRNEDVDFYLPQLLNMYIHMDEDVGDAIKPYIVHRCRQSINFSLQCALLLGAYSSDMHISTQRHSRGTKLRKLILSDELKPAYKKRELPSLSPAPDMGLSPSKRTHQRSKSDATVTISLSSNLKRTASNPKVESEEEPVRLAPEREFIKSLIAIGKRLATLPTKEQKTQRLISELSLLNHKLPARAWLPTAGFDHHVVRVPHTQAVVLNSKDKAPYLIYVEVLECDNFDTANVPARIPENRIRSTRSAENLPECGITHEQRTSSFTTVPNYDNDDEAWSVDDIVELQVELPEIHTNSCDNISQFSVDSITSQESREPVFIAAGDIRRRLSEQLAHTPTSFKRDPEDPSAVALKEPWQEKVRRIREGSPYGHLPSWRLLSVIVKCGDDLRQELLAFQVLKQLQSIWEQERVPLWIKPYKILVISADSGMIEPVVNAVSIHQIKKQSLLSLLDYFLQEHGNYNTESFLTAQRNFVQSCAGYCLVCYLLQVKDRHNGNILLDADGHIIHIDFGFILSSSPRNLGFETSAFKLTTEFVDVMGGLDGDMFNYYKMLMLQGLIAARKHMDKVVQIVEIMQQGSQLPCFHGSSTIRNLKERFHMNMTEEQLQLLIEQMVDGSMRSITTKLYDGFQYLTNGIM, from the exons ATGGGAGACTCCGTGGTAGACCCAGCCCGAGGGACAGGCGTGGACCAGGCGCCCGGCTCAGCGCCCCAAGGGAATGGCGGGACGTCCCTCAGCGTCATCACGGAAGGTGTCGGGGAGCTGGCGGTCATCGACCCCGAGGTGGCGAAGAAAGCCTGCGAAGAGGTCCTGGAGAAGGTCAAGTTGATGCACGGCGTCTCCTCCGACAGCTTGATGAAACCGGCCGATGGCAGCGAGGCCGAGCGCGCCCCACGGACCGCGGTGGATTTGGCCAACGGAGACATCGTGGAGGGCTGTGAAATCAAGTGCTTGGACGATCCGCCTGGCACGGCCTCTAAGATCCAGGAGGAGGACGAGACCGTGGCCAACACTGTGAAAACCGCCCGGAAGCGGCAGAAGAATAACTCTGCTAAGCAGTCCTGGCTCCTCCGGCTCTTTGAATCCAAACTCTTTGATATCTCCATGGCCATTTCATACTTGTACAATTCAAAGGAACCTGGTGTGCAGGCTTACATTGGGAATAGGTTGTTCTGCTTTAGGAACGAAGACGTGGACTTCTACCTGCCACAGCTGCTGAATATGTACATTCACATGGACGAGGACGTGGGAGATGCGATCAAGCCCTACATCGTGCACCGCTGCCGGCAGAGCATCAACTTCTCCCTGCAGTGTGCCCTGCTGCTGGGTGCCTACTCCTCGGACATGCACATCTCCACTCAGCGACACTCCCGCGGGACCAAGCTGCGGAAACTCATCCTCTCGGACGAGTTGAAGCCAGCTTACAAGAAGAGGGAGCTGCCGTCGCTGAGCCCGGCGCCCGATATGGGGCTGTCTCCTTCCAAAAGGACTCACCAGAGGTCCAAGTCGGACGCCACCGTTACCATCAGCCTGAGCAGCAATCTGAAGCGCACAGCCAGCAATCCCAAAGTCGAGAGCGAGGAAGAG CCTGTCAGACTTGCCCCCGAGAGGGAATTCATCAAATCCCTGATCGCCATCGGGAAGCGCCTGGCCACCTTGCCCACCAAAGAGCAGAAGACCCAGCGGCTCATTTCCGAGCTGTCGCTGCTGAACCACAAGCTGCCGGCGCGCGCCTGGCTGCCGACGGCCGGCTTCGACCATCACGTAGTGCGGGTGCCCCACACCCAGGCAGTCGTCCTCAACTCCAAGGACAAG GCTCCCTATTTAATCTACGTCGAAGTACTTGAATGTGACAATTTCGACACAGCGAATGTGCCCGCTCGGATCCCCGAGAACCGCATCCGGAGCACGCGCTCGGCCGAGAACCTGCCCGAGTGCGGGATCACGCACGAGCAGAGGACCAGCAGCTTCACCACCGTCCCCAACTACGACAACGACGACGAGGCTTGGTCCGTGGACGACATCGTGGAGCTGCAGGTGGAG ctgccgGAGATTCACACCAACAGCTGTGACAACATCTCCCAGTTCTCTGTGGACAGCATCACCAGCCAGGAGAGCCGGGAGCCCGTGTTCATCGCTGCTGGAGACATCAG GCGGCGGCTCTCGGAGCAGCTGGCGCACACCCCCACCTCCTTCAAGAGGGACCCCGAGGACCCCTCCGCCGTCGCCCTGAAGGAGCCCTGGCAGGAGAAAGTCAG GAGGATCCGGGAAGGGTCCCCCTACGGCCACCTGCCCTCCTGGCGCCTCCTCTCCGTCATCGTCAAGTGCGGGGACGACCTCCGGCAGGAGCTACTCGCCTTCCAGGTCCTCAAGCAGCTGCAG TCCATCTGGGAACAGGAGCGTGTCCCACTCTGGATCAAGCCATACAAAATCCTCGTCATCTCCGCCGACAGCGGCATGATTGAGCCAGTCGTGAATGCTGTGTCCATCCACCAAATCAAGAAGCAATCCCTGCTTTCGCTGCTGGATTATTTCCTGCAAGAACATGGCAATTACAACACCGAATCCTTCCTGACGGCCCAGAGGAATTTCGTGCAGAGCTGTGCCGGTTACTGCCTGGTGTGCTACCTCCTGCAGGTCAAGGACAG GCACAACGGCAACATCTTGCTGGATGCGGATGGACACATAATCCACATCGATTTCGGGTTCATCCTCTCCAGTTCCCCCAGGAATCTTGGCTTTGAGACGTCTGCCTTCAAACTCACCACGGAATTTGTGGAC GTGATGGGCGGCCTGGACGGGGACATGTTCAACTACTACAAGATGCTGATGCTGCAGGGTCTCATCGCTGCGCGGAAGCACATGGATAAAGTCGTGCAGATCGTGGAGATCATGCAGCAAG gGTCGCAGCTCCCCTGCTTCCACGGCTCCTCCACCATCCGCAACCTGAAGGAGCGGTTCCACATGAACATGAcggaggagcagctgcagctgctgatcGAGCAGATGGTGGACGGCAGCATGCGCTCCATCACCACCAAGCTCTACGACGGCTTCCAGTACCTCACCAACGGCATCATGTGA
- the PI4KB gene encoding phosphatidylinositol 4-kinase beta isoform X3, whose protein sequence is MGDSVVDPARGTGVDQAPGSAPQGNGGTSLSVITEGVGELAVIDPEVAKKACEEVLEKVKLMHGVSSDSLMKPADGSEAERAPRTAVDLANGDIVEGCEIKCLDDPPGTASKIQEEDETVANTVKTARKRQKNNSAKQSWLLRLFESKLFDISMAISYLYNSKEPGVQAYIGNRLFCFRNEDVDFYLPQLLNMYIHMDEDVGDAIKPYIVHRCRQSINFSLQCALLLGAYSSDMHISTQRHSRGTKLRKLILSDELKPAYKKRELPSLSPAPDMGLSPSKRTHQRSKSDATVTISLSSNLKRTASNPKVESEEEELSSSTESLDKSFSPPVRLAPEREFIKSLIAIGKRLATLPTKEQKTQRLISELSLLNHKLPARAWLPTAGFDHHVVRVPHTQAVVLNSKDKAPYLIYVEVLECDNFDTANVPARIPENRIRSTRSAENLPECGITHEQRTSSFTTVPNYDNDDEAWSVDDIVELQVELPEIHTNSCDNISQFSVDSITSQESREPVFIAAGDIRRRLSEQLAHTPTSFKRDPEDPSAVALKEPWQEKVRRIREGSPYGHLPSWRLLSVIVKCGDDLRQELLAFQVLKQLQSIWEQERVPLWIKPYKILVISADSGMIEPVVNAVSIHQIKKQSLLSLLDYFLQEHGNYNTESFLTAQRNFVQSCAGYCLVCYLLQVKDRHNGNILLDADGHIIHIDFGFILSSSPRNLGFETSAFKLTTEFVDVMGGLDGDMFNYYKMLMLQGLIAARKHMDKVVQIVEIMQQGSQLPCFHGSSTIRNLKERFHMNMTEEQLQLLIEQMVDGSMRSITTKLYDGFQYLTNGIM, encoded by the exons ATGGGAGACTCCGTGGTAGACCCAGCCCGAGGGACAGGCGTGGACCAGGCGCCCGGCTCAGCGCCCCAAGGGAATGGCGGGACGTCCCTCAGCGTCATCACGGAAGGTGTCGGGGAGCTGGCGGTCATCGACCCCGAGGTGGCGAAGAAAGCCTGCGAAGAGGTCCTGGAGAAGGTCAAGTTGATGCACGGCGTCTCCTCCGACAGCTTGATGAAACCGGCCGATGGCAGCGAGGCCGAGCGCGCCCCACGGACCGCGGTGGATTTGGCCAACGGAGACATCGTGGAGGGCTGTGAAATCAAGTGCTTGGACGATCCGCCTGGCACGGCCTCTAAGATCCAGGAGGAGGACGAGACCGTGGCCAACACTGTGAAAACCGCCCGGAAGCGGCAGAAGAATAACTCTGCTAAGCAGTCCTGGCTCCTCCGGCTCTTTGAATCCAAACTCTTTGATATCTCCATGGCCATTTCATACTTGTACAATTCAAAGGAACCTGGTGTGCAGGCTTACATTGGGAATAGGTTGTTCTGCTTTAGGAACGAAGACGTGGACTTCTACCTGCCACAGCTGCTGAATATGTACATTCACATGGACGAGGACGTGGGAGATGCGATCAAGCCCTACATCGTGCACCGCTGCCGGCAGAGCATCAACTTCTCCCTGCAGTGTGCCCTGCTGCTGGGTGCCTACTCCTCGGACATGCACATCTCCACTCAGCGACACTCCCGCGGGACCAAGCTGCGGAAACTCATCCTCTCGGACGAGTTGAAGCCAGCTTACAAGAAGAGGGAGCTGCCGTCGCTGAGCCCGGCGCCCGATATGGGGCTGTCTCCTTCCAAAAGGACTCACCAGAGGTCCAAGTCGGACGCCACCGTTACCATCAGCCTGAGCAGCAATCTGAAGCGCACAGCCAGCAATCCCAAAGTCGAGAGCGAGGAAGAG GAGCTCTCCTCGAGTACGGAAAGTCTCGATAAGTCATTCTCTCCC CCTGTCAGACTTGCCCCCGAGAGGGAATTCATCAAATCCCTGATCGCCATCGGGAAGCGCCTGGCCACCTTGCCCACCAAAGAGCAGAAGACCCAGCGGCTCATTTCCGAGCTGTCGCTGCTGAACCACAAGCTGCCGGCGCGCGCCTGGCTGCCGACGGCCGGCTTCGACCATCACGTAGTGCGGGTGCCCCACACCCAGGCAGTCGTCCTCAACTCCAAGGACAAG GCTCCCTATTTAATCTACGTCGAAGTACTTGAATGTGACAATTTCGACACAGCGAATGTGCCCGCTCGGATCCCCGAGAACCGCATCCGGAGCACGCGCTCGGCCGAGAACCTGCCCGAGTGCGGGATCACGCACGAGCAGAGGACCAGCAGCTTCACCACCGTCCCCAACTACGACAACGACGACGAGGCTTGGTCCGTGGACGACATCGTGGAGCTGCAGGTGGAG ctgccgGAGATTCACACCAACAGCTGTGACAACATCTCCCAGTTCTCTGTGGACAGCATCACCAGCCAGGAGAGCCGGGAGCCCGTGTTCATCGCTGCTGGAGACATCAG GCGGCGGCTCTCGGAGCAGCTGGCGCACACCCCCACCTCCTTCAAGAGGGACCCCGAGGACCCCTCCGCCGTCGCCCTGAAGGAGCCCTGGCAGGAGAAAGTCAG GAGGATCCGGGAAGGGTCCCCCTACGGCCACCTGCCCTCCTGGCGCCTCCTCTCCGTCATCGTCAAGTGCGGGGACGACCTCCGGCAGGAGCTACTCGCCTTCCAGGTCCTCAAGCAGCTGCAG TCCATCTGGGAACAGGAGCGTGTCCCACTCTGGATCAAGCCATACAAAATCCTCGTCATCTCCGCCGACAGCGGCATGATTGAGCCAGTCGTGAATGCTGTGTCCATCCACCAAATCAAGAAGCAATCCCTGCTTTCGCTGCTGGATTATTTCCTGCAAGAACATGGCAATTACAACACCGAATCCTTCCTGACGGCCCAGAGGAATTTCGTGCAGAGCTGTGCCGGTTACTGCCTGGTGTGCTACCTCCTGCAGGTCAAGGACAG GCACAACGGCAACATCTTGCTGGATGCGGATGGACACATAATCCACATCGATTTCGGGTTCATCCTCTCCAGTTCCCCCAGGAATCTTGGCTTTGAGACGTCTGCCTTCAAACTCACCACGGAATTTGTGGAC GTGATGGGCGGCCTGGACGGGGACATGTTCAACTACTACAAGATGCTGATGCTGCAGGGTCTCATCGCTGCGCGGAAGCACATGGATAAAGTCGTGCAGATCGTGGAGATCATGCAGCAAG gGTCGCAGCTCCCCTGCTTCCACGGCTCCTCCACCATCCGCAACCTGAAGGAGCGGTTCCACATGAACATGAcggaggagcagctgcagctgctgatcGAGCAGATGGTGGACGGCAGCATGCGCTCCATCACCACCAAGCTCTACGACGGCTTCCAGTACCTCACCAACGGCATCATGTGA